From one Dermacentor andersoni chromosome 1, qqDerAnde1_hic_scaffold, whole genome shotgun sequence genomic stretch:
- the LOC126544255 gene encoding piggyBac transposable element-derived protein 4-like: MASSGGDTCIAGPSSRKRRFSSSSSSSDDGDSDTDVYIVSGSEDDSDDVVLSSSSDEEDDCSEANYASARQWMKIDVTNIPTRPPRFPFLAVPGKTFTISSPGDLLEYIQRFLDDELISMVVEETNRNAAEKVKGCGPCEHSRVKKWVPVTEEEMWVFLGLLLLQGIVQKPRQDWYWSRNKLLFTPIFGEVMSGNRFQLLMRMLHFADNSSISDLSSHPQPKLHKIWPFLVRLLKNYRSAYVPERDISIDESLMLYKGRLGWVQYIPLKRARFGLKFFMLCEASSGYVWDVIIYTGKGTNLGTPANVDPTSPMGTKVVMKLLEPLLGKGYCLTVDNFYTSPELVDLLLLNRTDVYGTVRANRKDMPPEFRTQKLKKGEIQAYQRGKCVALQWRDKKVVTVLSTVHSANMETFKDSKGRDVTKPSIVRDYNHTMGGVDKSDQMLANYPVPRKRQKIYYKKIFRHLLDELTFNSFVLYQKEGGKMNHLDFRLALIEAIFNRYLDPARKIKRGRPSGVLDPIRLQERHFPAYIPPTENKATPTRKCFICCKKQGDKGRKIRKETRFWCKSCNKPLCVIPCFEIYHTVPMLPR; this comes from the coding sequence ATGGCATCCAGTGGAGGCGACACGTGTATTGCTGGCCCGTCTTCTCGGAAACGGCGCTTTtcttcgtcgtcatcttcgtcagaCGATGGTGATTCAGACACTGATGTGTACATTGTTTCAGGGAGCGAGGATGACAGTGATGATGTTGTACTCAGCAGCTCTTCTGATGAAGAAGATGATTGCTCGGAAGCGAACTATGCGAGCGCGCGTCAGTGGATGAAGATCGACGTCACGAACATTCCTACACGACCTCCTCGGTTTCCTTTTCTGGCAGTTCCCGGTAAGACGTTCACTATAAGCTCGCCTGGTGACTTGCTTGAATATATTCAGCGTTTCCTCGATGATGAACTCATTTCAATGGTGGTCGAAGAAACTAACCGCAATGCTGCTGAGAAGGTGAAGGGCTGCGGTCCGTGTGAGCATAGCCGCGTCAAAAAATGGGTGCCGGTGACTGAGGAGGAGATGTGGGTGTTTCTTGGTCTCTTGCTGTTGCAAGGAATTGTGCAGAAGCCACGACAGGATTGGTATTGGTCCAGGAACAAGCTCTTATTCACACCTATTTTCGGAGAGGTGATGAGTGGCAACCGGTTTCAGCTCCTGATGCGGATGCTGCACTTTGCTGATAATTCCAGTATCAGCGACCTTAGCAGTCACCCGCAGCCGAAGCTGCACAAGATATGGCCGTTTCTGGTTCGGTTGTTGAAGAACTATCGCTCAGCCTACGTACCGGAGCGAGACATATCCATTGATGAAAGCCTTATGCTCTACAAAGGAAGGCTTGGCTGGGTACAGTACATTCCCCTCAAGAGAGCCAGATTTGGCCTGAAATTTTTCATGCTTTGTGAGGCGTCATCGGGGTACGTGTGGGATGTTATCATCTACACAGGAAAAGGCACCAACCTCGGCACACCAGCAAATGTCGACCCTACGTCTCCAATGGGAACGAAAGTGGTGATGAAGCTTCTGGAGCCCTTGCTAGGCAAAGGCTACTGCCTGACCGTAGATAATTTTTATACGTCACCAGAGCTCGTCGACCTCCTCCTCCTGAACCGCACAGATGTCTATGGCACAGTCAGAGCAAATAGAAAAGACATGCCTCCCGAATTCCGCACACAGAAGCTGAAAAAGGGAGAGATCCAAGCTTACCAGCGCGGTAAGTGTGTCGCCCTCCAATGGCGCGACAAAAAAGTAGTGACTGTCCTGAGCACTGTGCACAGCGCAAACATGGAGACGTTCAAAGACTCGAAAGGGAGGGACGTGACAAAGCCAAGCATCGTGCGGGACTACAACCACACAATGGGCGGTGTCGACAAGTCAGACCAGATGCTGGCGAACTACCCTGTCCCCAGAAAACGGCAGAAAATATATTACAAGAAGATTTTTCGCCACTTGCTTGATGAGTTGACATTTAACTCCTTTGTTTTGTATCAAAAGGAAGGAGGGAAGATGAACCACCTCGACTTCCGCCTCGCCCTTATTGAAGCAATCTTCAATAGGTACCTCGACCCCGCGCGAAAGATAAAGCGTGGCCGGCCTTCTGGCGTACTTGATCCCATACGACTTCAAGAGAGGCACTTTCCAGCTTACATCCCTCCAACCGAAAACAAGGCAACTCCAACCAGGAAATGCTTCATTTGCTGCAAAAAGCAAGGAGACAAAGGCCGGAAAATTAGGAAGGAAACACGATTTTGGTGCAAGAGCTGCAACAAACCGCTATGCGTGATCCCTTGTTTTGAGATTTACCACACCGTCCCAATGCTTCCTCGGTGA